In Myotis daubentonii chromosome 16, mMyoDau2.1, whole genome shotgun sequence, one DNA window encodes the following:
- the MEIOC gene encoding meiosis-specific coiled-coil domain-containing protein MEIOC: MEVRGGHPWQLPHPPGLREGLEPKVAFRGGANRCWNLSADTGGRLTDVFSGVMAGSSSFYDCYKAQSEDNVDLRQTYTPLSSSTEYASSVDSSIFYAPWSTYGDDIKQPSNSQINVKNRIQTERNDYGSETDLYGLVSNILEEQDKSQPYFADGTCSSNLKSVWPVNTSRFADHHDLLTETKRPIDTAISQQAFYSGESVSAVEKQYLHNSNLTPQQKIDELYHGFTGLDLEEQWMYPSRSDHSNCYNIQTNDTAKTTFQEYPFVKNCFTPQAGLSEVMKESGPDTYPYGREKMCVKSLEVPLQQKRAEIFLSQFNRYNENADYCRYPEYAHPNKAKLTKCSNFSVQDSKKLANGTPETPTVEADSYTKLFQVKPTNQKKMEETIPDQQNFTFPKTTPHLTEKQFAKEAAFTADFGLKSEYGLKPHTVCPANNDFTNVSEKQQFAKADPPNSEYFKSVTLLSNSATSSGGINLNRPTWMNVHTKSNALIPYRNQGNLMKLNSHLSAASKGSNHSSDFPQLSSTNLTPNSNMLQKYCQENASAFSNFDFNYNSAERIQPVNHMEGLTKTAEENLFELVTDKKIKQPNGFCDNYSVQQYGIIENVNKHNFQTKPQSGHYDSEEGPKHLDALSQNTYQDLLEAQSHFNSHRQGSGDNNINSRVNRTQASCFSNYMMGDVRHNQSFQQLGSNGFPLRSTHPFGHSVVPLLDSYDLFSYDDLSHLYPYFNDMMYGGDNSFSGFVPTFGFQRPIKTRSGPASELHIRLEECYEQWRALEKERKKTELALAKNYPGKKVSSTNNTPIPRLTSNPSRVDRLIVDELREQARVVTLLGKMERLRSSPLHANISTALDRHLESIHIVQSRRKDEIVNASNRQKQGVPRCQDDRDVFALAAAIKEMCVATRKARTTLWCALQMTLPKTANTTGQTDVEKALQDIVNCEDKVHESINSSNPMNQRGDANKH, translated from the exons atggAGGTGAGAGGCGGACACCCCTGGCAGCTCCCTCACCCTCCAGGCCTAAGGGAGGGACTTGAG CCCAAGGTGGCGTTCCGCGGAGGCGCGAATCGCTGCTGGAACCTCAGTGCCGACACCGGCGGCCGACTAACGGATGTGTTCAGCGGCGTGATGGCCGGCTCCTCTTCCTTCTATGATTGCTACAAAGCGCAG agTGAAGACAATGTTGACCTAAGGCAGACCTATACTCCACTTTCTTCATCAACTGAATATGCAAGTTCTGTAGATTCTTCAATTTTCTATGCACCATGGTCTACTTATGGAGATGATATTAAGCAGCCTTCTAATTCTCAGATTAATGTAAAGAACAG gattcAAACAGAAAGAAATGACTATGGCAGTGAAACAGACTTATATGGACTTGTATCTAACATTTTGGAAGAACAAGATAAGTCACAGCCATATTTTGCTGATGG GACCTGCTCCTCCAATTTAAAGTCAGTTTGGCCAGTGAACACAAGCAGATTTGCAGATCACCATGACCTGTTAACAGAAACCAAAAGGCCAATAGATACAGCCATCTCTCAGCAAGCTTTTTATTCTGGTGAATCTGTGTCAGCAGTGGAAAAGCAATACCTGCATAATAGTAATCTCACACCACAACAAAAAATAGATGAACTTTATCATGGATTTACTGGTTTAGACCTTGAAGAACAATGGATGTACCCCTCACGAAGTGATCATTCTAATTGTTATAATATTCAGACAAATGATACAGCTAAGACAACATTCCAAGAATATCCATTTGTCAAAAACTGTTTTACACCACAAGCTGGCCTCTCTGAGGTCATGAAAGAATCAGGACCTGATACTTACCCTTATGGAAGAGAGAAAATGTGTGTTAAAAGTCTTGAAGTGCCATTACAGCAGAAAAGGGCAGAGATATTTCTTTCCCAGTTTAATAGATACAATGAAAATGCAGATTATTGTAGATATCCAGAATATGCTCATCCTAATAAGGCTAAACTTACTAAGTGTTCAAATTTTAGTGTCCAAGATAGTAAAAAATTAGCCAATGGCACACCTGAAACACCAACTGTAGAAGCAGACAGCTACACAAAGTTATTTCAGGTTAAACcaacaaatcagaaaaaaatggaagagacaATACCTGACCAGCAGAATTTCACATTTCCAAAAACTACACCACACCTGACAGAAAAACAGTTTGCAAAGGAAGCAGCATTCACTGCTGACTTTGGCTTAAAATCAGAATATGGACTAAAACCTCATACAGTTTGTCCAGCTAATAATGATTTCACTAATGTCTCAGAAAAGCAACAGTTTGCTAAAGCTGACCCCCCAAATTCTGAGTATTTTAAATCAGTGACTTTATTGTCAAACTCAGCAACATCTTCAGGAGGTATCAACTTAAATAGGCCAACTTGGATGAATGTCCACACAAAAAGTAATGCTCTTATTCCTTATCGAAATCAAGGTAACTTGATGAAATTAAATAGTCATTTAAGTGCAGCTTCAAAAGGTTCTAACCATTCTTCAGATTTCCCCCAACTATCATCCACAAATTTAACTCCAAATAGTAATATGTTGCAGAAGTATTGCCAAGAAAACGCTTcagcattttctaattttgatttCAATTATAATAGTGCAGAAAGAATTCAACCTGTCAATCACATGGAAGGACTGACAAAGACTGCGGAAGAAAATCTCTTTGAATTGGTTAccgataaaaaaataaagcagccaAATGGATTTTGTGATAATTACTCAGTTCAGCAGTATGGGatcattgaaaatgtaaacaaacaTAATTTTCAAACTAAGCCTCAGAGTGGACATTATGATTCTGAGGAAGGTCCAAAGCATTTAGATGCATTATCTCAAAATACTTACCAAGATTTGTTGGAGGCACAGAGTCATTTTAATAGCCACAGACAGGGAAGTGGAGACAACAATATTAATAGCCGTGTGAATCGCACACAGGCGTCATGTTTTTCTAATTATATGATGGGAGATGTAAGGCATAATCAGAGTTTTCAACAACTTGGTTCAAATGGGTTTCCCCTAAGATCCACCCACCCATTTGGCCATTCAGTTGTTCCACTCTTGGATTCCTATGATTTGTTTTCTTATGATGACTTAAGCCATTTATACCCTTATTTTAATGATATGATGTATGGTGGTgataattccttttctggttttgtgCCAACTTTCGGATTTCAAAGACCAATTAAAACCCGTAGTGGACCAGCCAGTGAACTTCATATTCGTCTAGAAGAATGCTATGAACAATGGAGAGCactagaaaaagagagaaaaaag ACTGAATTGGCCCTTGCCAAGAATTACCCAGGAAAAAAAGTATCCAGTACTAACAATACTCCAATTCCAAGGCTGACTTCCAACCCATCTAGAGTTGATCGCTTAATTGTGGATGAACTTCGAGAACAAGCCAGG GTTGTAACTTTACTAGGCAAGATGGAACGTCTTCGAAGCTCTCCCCTTCATGCCAATATCTCTACTGCTCTTGATAGACACTTGGAATCCATTCACATTGTACAGTCACGTAGAAAGGATGAAATTGTTAATGCTTCAAATCGTCAAAAGCAAGGAGTTCCTAGATGCCAAGATGACAGAG ATGTTTTTGCCCTTGCTGCAGCAATTAAAGAGATGTGTGTGGCTACTCGGAAGGCACGCACTACACTGTGGTGTGCACTGCAGATGACCTTGCCTAAAACAGCCAATACAACTGGCCAAACAGATGTGGAAAAGGCTTTACAAGATATAGTAAACTGTGAAGATAAAGTCCATGAAAGCATAAATAGTAGCAATCCAATGAATCAGAGAGGTGACGCAAACAAACATTAA
- the CCDC43 gene encoding coiled-coil domain-containing protein 43 isoform X3, translated as MAAPSEVDAPASGEGSGEGSCFGSWLDGRLEALGADRAVYGAYILGVLQEEEEEEKLDALQGILSAFLEEDSLLTICKEIVERWSETQNVVTKVKKEDEIQAIATLIEKQAQIVVKPRMVSEEEKQRKAALLAQYADVTDEEDEADEKDDSGATTMNIGSDKCILLCPSPCASPQNPLEGTPCF; from the exons atggcggcgcccagtgaAGTGGACGCACCTGCCTCCGGCGAAGGCAGTGGCGAGGGCAGCTGTTTCGGATCCTGGCTGGATGGACGGTTGGAGGCGCTGGGAGCGGACCGAGCTGTTTACGGCGCCTACATCCTGGGtgtcctgcaggaggaggaggaggaagagaagctgGACGCTCTGCAGGGCATTCTCTCTGCTTTCCTG GAAGAAGATTCCCTTCTTACCATATGCAAGGAGATTGTGGAACGATGGTCAGAAACTCAGAATGTTGTCACCAAAGTGAAAAAAGAAG ACGAGATACAGGCCATTGCTACCCTAATTGAGAAACAGGCACAGATTGTGGTGAAGCCCAGGATGGTGTCAGAAGAGGAGAAGCAGAGAAAAGCTGCCCTCCTGGCCCAGTATGCTGATGTGACAGATGAAGAAGA CGAAGCAGATGAGAAGGATGATTCAGGTGCCACCACAATGAACATTGGTTCTGACAAATGTATCCTTCTCTGTCCATCCCCATGTGCTTCTCCACAGAATCCTCTTGAGG GAACTCCTTGCTTTTGA
- the CCDC43 gene encoding coiled-coil domain-containing protein 43 isoform X1, with protein sequence MAAPSEVDAPASGEGSGEGSCFGSWLDGRLEALGADRAVYGAYILGVLQEEEEEEKLDALQGILSAFLEEDSLLTICKEIVERWSETQNVVTKVKKEDEIQAIATLIEKQAQIVVKPRMVSEEEKQRKAALLAQYADVTDEEDEADEKDDSGATTMNIGSDKCILLCPSPCASPQNPLEVLFRNTNVEDVLNARKLERDSLRDESQRKKEQDKLQREKDKLAKQERKDKEKKRTQKGERKR encoded by the exons atggcggcgcccagtgaAGTGGACGCACCTGCCTCCGGCGAAGGCAGTGGCGAGGGCAGCTGTTTCGGATCCTGGCTGGATGGACGGTTGGAGGCGCTGGGAGCGGACCGAGCTGTTTACGGCGCCTACATCCTGGGtgtcctgcaggaggaggaggaggaagagaagctgGACGCTCTGCAGGGCATTCTCTCTGCTTTCCTG GAAGAAGATTCCCTTCTTACCATATGCAAGGAGATTGTGGAACGATGGTCAGAAACTCAGAATGTTGTCACCAAAGTGAAAAAAGAAG ACGAGATACAGGCCATTGCTACCCTAATTGAGAAACAGGCACAGATTGTGGTGAAGCCCAGGATGGTGTCAGAAGAGGAGAAGCAGAGAAAAGCTGCCCTCCTGGCCCAGTATGCTGATGTGACAGATGAAGAAGA CGAAGCAGATGAGAAGGATGATTCAGGTGCCACCACAATGAACATTGGTTCTGACAAATGTATCCTTCTCTGTCCATCCCCATGTGCTTCTCCACAGAATCCTCTTGAGG TTCTGTTCCGAAATACCAATGTGGAAGATGTCCTCAATGCCCGAAAACTGGAGCGAGACTCGCTTCGAGATGAGTCCCAGAGGAAGAAGGAACAGGACAAGCTGCAGAGGGAAAAGGACAAATTGGCCAAGCAGGAGCGCAAggacaaggaaaagaaaaggacacaAAAAGGGGAGCGAAAGCGATAA
- the CCDC43 gene encoding coiled-coil domain-containing protein 43 isoform X2 has product MAAPSEVDAPASGEGSGEGSCFGSWLDGRLEALGADRAVYGAYILGVLQEEEEEEKLDALQGILSAFLEEDSLLTICKEIVERWSETQNVVTKVKKEDEIQAIATLIEKQAQIVVKPRMVSEEEKQRKAALLAQYADVTDEEDEADEKDDSGATTMNIGSDKFLFRNTNVEDVLNARKLERDSLRDESQRKKEQDKLQREKDKLAKQERKDKEKKRTQKGERKR; this is encoded by the exons atggcggcgcccagtgaAGTGGACGCACCTGCCTCCGGCGAAGGCAGTGGCGAGGGCAGCTGTTTCGGATCCTGGCTGGATGGACGGTTGGAGGCGCTGGGAGCGGACCGAGCTGTTTACGGCGCCTACATCCTGGGtgtcctgcaggaggaggaggaggaagagaagctgGACGCTCTGCAGGGCATTCTCTCTGCTTTCCTG GAAGAAGATTCCCTTCTTACCATATGCAAGGAGATTGTGGAACGATGGTCAGAAACTCAGAATGTTGTCACCAAAGTGAAAAAAGAAG ACGAGATACAGGCCATTGCTACCCTAATTGAGAAACAGGCACAGATTGTGGTGAAGCCCAGGATGGTGTCAGAAGAGGAGAAGCAGAGAAAAGCTGCCCTCCTGGCCCAGTATGCTGATGTGACAGATGAAGAAGA CGAAGCAGATGAGAAGGATGATTCAGGTGCCACCACAATGAACATTGGTTCTGACAAAT TTCTGTTCCGAAATACCAATGTGGAAGATGTCCTCAATGCCCGAAAACTGGAGCGAGACTCGCTTCGAGATGAGTCCCAGAGGAAGAAGGAACAGGACAAGCTGCAGAGGGAAAAGGACAAATTGGCCAAGCAGGAGCGCAAggacaaggaaaagaaaaggacacaAAAAGGGGAGCGAAAGCGATAA